One part of the Sorangiineae bacterium MSr11954 genome encodes these proteins:
- a CDS encoding iron-containing redox enzyme family protein — protein sequence MTPIEPWYLDLAAPLNAELLAFPIHQRRAYGDFMAQAYYWVSHSTRLLALAASRLGTGNEPQHRRLLEHAREENGHHLYAERDLRHLGMRVEDFSELAPTAALYQTQYYLIEHVHPTALFGYIILLEGVSVLCGREGLERASAAFGEHAVSFLKMHSNADEDHLPKAFATLATLPAELQSLVQTNCKNSAELLRATLRAILARSAQDPS from the coding sequence ATGACCCCCATCGAACCCTGGTACCTCGATCTGGCCGCCCCGCTGAACGCGGAGCTGCTCGCCTTTCCCATCCACCAACGCCGCGCCTACGGCGACTTCATGGCCCAAGCCTATTACTGGGTCTCCCACTCCACGCGCCTGCTCGCCCTGGCCGCCTCCCGGCTGGGTACCGGGAACGAGCCCCAGCACCGAAGGCTCCTCGAGCACGCGCGCGAGGAGAACGGCCATCACCTCTACGCCGAGCGCGATCTCCGCCACCTGGGTATGCGCGTCGAGGATTTTTCGGAGCTGGCCCCCACCGCCGCGCTCTATCAGACGCAATATTACCTGATCGAGCACGTCCACCCCACGGCGCTCTTCGGCTACATCATTTTGCTCGAGGGCGTCAGCGTACTATGCGGACGCGAAGGCCTGGAGCGCGCGAGCGCCGCCTTTGGCGAGCACGCCGTCTCCTTCCTCAAGATGCACTCGAACGCCGACGAGGATCACCTGCCCAAGGCCTTCGCCACCCTGGCCACCTTGCCCGCCGAGCTGCAAAGTCTGGTGCAAACCAATTGCAAAAACTCCGCCGAGCTGCTCCGCGCCACCTTGCGGGCCATCCTCGCGCGCTCCGCACAGGATCCATCGTGA